A portion of the Anoxybacillus gonensis genome contains these proteins:
- a CDS encoding PucR family transcriptional regulator has product MLKKLRAYYQEALVEHAHVSEQHEYEWFVTEQGELFGIKKEALTVKERELLATLFAPRKLMPPWMTEHERAWYRFLIQNDKQTFEQLPSSTYTRFIYFYIQKGTVDAHDFMEAIQSLFPYDVTIISETDQCFIVIEQQEENVASTLSELIDTLCSDFYIQLRAYIGQKCPHTVELAHMFLAEKRYFQVAITHKPEQRVYCIEDVFPLLLINNEDITYAMTFLQPIKQDPDIVKTMKTFFECNLNVSLAAKKLHMHRNSLQYRIDKLIEKTGIDIKQFKGALTVYLAILLYERH; this is encoded by the coding sequence ATGTTAAAAAAATTACGAGCATATTATCAAGAAGCGCTTGTTGAACATGCACATGTGAGCGAGCAGCATGAATATGAATGGTTTGTCACAGAACAAGGTGAGCTTTTTGGCATAAAAAAAGAAGCACTTACCGTAAAAGAACGGGAACTTTTAGCGACGTTGTTTGCACCTCGTAAACTTATGCCTCCTTGGATGACCGAACACGAACGAGCATGGTATCGTTTTTTAATTCAAAACGACAAACAAACATTTGAACAGTTACCTTCCTCGACATATACGCGCTTCATTTACTTTTACATACAAAAAGGAACGGTGGACGCACACGATTTTATGGAAGCGATTCAATCGCTTTTTCCTTATGACGTGACGATCATTTCCGAAACAGACCAATGCTTTATCGTCATTGAACAACAAGAAGAAAACGTTGCTTCTACTTTGTCTGAGCTGATCGATACGTTATGTAGCGATTTTTACATTCAATTGCGGGCATATATTGGGCAAAAGTGTCCACATACTGTTGAACTTGCGCACATGTTCCTTGCCGAAAAACGATATTTTCAAGTTGCCATAACGCATAAGCCCGAACAACGCGTCTACTGCATCGAAGACGTCTTTCCTCTTTTGCTGATCAACAATGAGGACATCACGTATGCGATGACGTTTTTACAACCGATTAAGCAAGATCCCGATATAGTTAAAACGATGAAGACGTTTTTTGAATGCAATTTAAACGTTTCTCTTGCGGCAAAAAAGCTTCATATGCACCGCAACAGCTTACAATACCGCATTGATAAACTGATCGAAAAAACAGGGATTGATATAAAGCAGTTTAAAGGAGCACTAACCGTGTATTTAGCCATTTTACTTTATGAACGGCACTAG
- a CDS encoding amino acid ABC transporter ATP-binding protein, which translates to MLVVEGLRKTFGNHDVLKDVHLTVKKGEVVVIIGPSGSGKTTLLRCLNVLEMPDRGTVTIDGEQLQFINKLSKKEIIHFRRLTGMVFQAYNLFPHMTALENVMEGPMTVKRLSKHEAKEKAEQLLMKVGLKDHMHMYPFQLSGGQQQRVGIARALAMEPKVLLFDEPTSALDPELVGEVLKVMKDLANEGMTMVVVTHEMRFAREVADEVIFFDEGMIIERGHPEQLFTNPTHERTRQFLQRIQ; encoded by the coding sequence ATGTTAGTTGTTGAAGGATTGCGTAAAACGTTTGGAAATCATGACGTGTTAAAAGACGTTCATTTAACGGTGAAAAAGGGAGAAGTTGTTGTCATTATCGGCCCATCGGGATCAGGAAAAACGACGTTATTGCGTTGTTTAAACGTATTGGAAATGCCTGATCGTGGAACAGTAACGATCGATGGTGAGCAACTTCAATTTATAAACAAGTTATCAAAAAAAGAAATCATACATTTTCGTCGATTGACAGGAATGGTGTTTCAAGCATACAACTTATTTCCACATATGACAGCGCTTGAAAATGTTATGGAAGGGCCGATGACCGTTAAACGACTAAGCAAACATGAAGCAAAAGAAAAAGCGGAACAATTGCTTATGAAAGTCGGATTAAAAGATCATATGCATATGTACCCATTTCAATTATCCGGAGGGCAACAACAACGTGTCGGCATCGCACGGGCGCTTGCGATGGAGCCGAAAGTATTGTTATTTGATGAACCGACGTCGGCATTAGATCCGGAACTTGTTGGTGAAGTGTTGAAAGTGATGAAAGATTTAGCGAATGAAGGAATGACGATGGTCGTTGTAACTCATGAAATGCGCTTTGCGCGTGAAGTTGCTGATGAAGTGATCTTTTTTGATGAAGGAATGATCATTGAACGTGGTCATCCGGAGCAACTTTTTACAAATCCAACACATGAACGAACGCGTCAGTTTTTACAACGTATTCAGTAA
- a CDS encoding alpha/beta-type small acid-soluble spore protein yields MANTNQLLVYGAQQAIDQMKYEIAQEFGVNLGPDATSRANGSVGGEITKRLVAMAQQQLGGSYTTK; encoded by the coding sequence ATGGCAAACACAAATCAATTACTAGTATACGGTGCACAACAAGCAATCGATCAAATGAAATATGAAATCGCTCAAGAATTTGGTGTAAACCTTGGACCAGATGCAACATCACGCGCAAACGGTTCAGTTGGTGGCGAAATTACAAAACGTCTTGTTGCAATGGCGCAACAACAATTAGGCGGATCTTACACAACTAAATAA
- a CDS encoding YlbF family regulator — protein sequence MDVLQAIDELSTVIRMSEPFAELRRAYEQVQRDQTAHQLFTKFRTLQKQLQQKQMSGFPVSDADVELLQQHLHVIEMNENIARLIQAEERLNELFAQAMAAMIQPIEQLYDGHS from the coding sequence ATGGACGTCCTTCAAGCGATTGACGAACTTTCAACAGTCATTCGTATGAGTGAACCGTTTGCGGAACTTCGCCGCGCTTATGAACAAGTGCAACGTGACCAAACGGCGCACCAATTATTTACGAAATTTCGTACGCTGCAAAAACAGCTCCAACAAAAACAAATGAGCGGATTCCCGGTCAGCGATGCAGATGTCGAATTGTTGCAACAACATTTACACGTTATTGAAATGAATGAAAATATCGCACGGCTTATTCAGGCAGAGGAACGTTTAAACGAATTGTTTGCTCAAGCGATGGCTGCGATGATTCAACCAATTGAGCAGCTATATGACGGACACTCATGA
- a CDS encoding YhaI family protein, giving the protein MSIEQRIEKLEYYCSLMLDMIVPETKPFYALVIRYGLTKEEVEHTLRLCEQLSEQYKQQKEEGFVIFTSLFHEFAGALHPNLPLAETIDALKKQQLFVPLMTEFQRLLHTLNE; this is encoded by the coding sequence ATGAGCATCGAACAACGCATTGAAAAACTTGAATATTATTGTTCGCTCATGTTGGACATGATCGTACCAGAAACGAAGCCATTTTATGCGCTCGTCATTCGGTATGGCTTAACAAAAGAAGAAGTTGAACATACGTTGCGCCTTTGCGAACAATTAAGTGAACAATATAAACAACAAAAAGAGGAAGGATTCGTCATTTTCACCTCGCTTTTTCATGAATTTGCGGGTGCGCTTCATCCGAACCTTCCACTTGCTGAGACGATCGACGCGTTAAAAAAACAACAATTATTCGTTCCACTTATGACAGAGTTTCAACGTTTATTACATACGCTCAACGAATGA
- a CDS encoding ABC transporter ATP-binding protein, which yields MAELRLEHVYKIYDNNVTAVKDFNLHIQDKEFIVFVGPSGCGKSTTLRMIAGLEEISKGDFYIDGKRMNDVAPKDRDIAMVFQNYALYPHMSVYDNMAFGLKLRKFPKDEIDRRVREAARILGLEQYLDRKPKALSGGQRQRVALGRAIVRDAKVFLMDEPLSNLDAKLRVQMRAEIAKLHQRLGTTTIYVTHDQTEAMTMATRLVVMKDGVIQQVGTPKEVYEKPENIFVGGFIGSPAMNFLRGVLQDGVFVIGDVKIAVPEGKMKVLREQGYVGKEVILGIRPEDFHDEPVFLEASQNTKVRAHVEVAELLGAEIMVYSQINGQEFVARVDARTDVKAGQTIDLALDMNKAHFFDVNTELRIRSNSEK from the coding sequence ATGGCTGAGCTTCGTTTAGAACACGTGTATAAAATTTATGACAATAACGTAACCGCTGTAAAAGACTTTAACTTACACATTCAAGATAAAGAATTTATCGTATTCGTCGGTCCATCCGGTTGCGGAAAATCGACAACGCTTCGCATGATCGCAGGTCTTGAAGAAATTTCAAAAGGTGATTTTTACATTGATGGAAAACGAATGAATGATGTTGCGCCAAAAGATCGTGACATTGCGATGGTGTTCCAAAACTATGCCCTTTATCCACATATGAGCGTATACGATAACATGGCATTCGGATTGAAATTGCGTAAGTTCCCGAAAGATGAAATCGACCGTCGCGTTCGGGAAGCTGCACGCATTCTCGGTCTCGAGCAATATTTAGATCGTAAACCGAAAGCATTATCAGGCGGTCAGCGTCAGCGCGTAGCATTAGGACGTGCCATTGTGCGCGATGCGAAAGTGTTTTTAATGGACGAGCCGCTTTCAAACTTAGATGCCAAATTGCGTGTACAAATGCGTGCAGAAATCGCAAAACTTCATCAACGTTTAGGAACAACGACCATTTACGTCACACACGACCAAACGGAAGCAATGACGATGGCGACGCGCCTTGTCGTTATGAAAGATGGCGTCATCCAACAAGTTGGAACACCAAAAGAAGTATATGAAAAACCAGAAAATATTTTCGTCGGCGGATTTATCGGCTCACCAGCGATGAACTTCTTGCGCGGCGTACTTCAAGACGGTGTATTCGTTATTGGCGATGTCAAAATTGCAGTTCCAGAAGGAAAAATGAAAGTGCTTCGTGAACAAGGATACGTTGGAAAAGAAGTCATTTTAGGCATTCGCCCAGAAGATTTCCATGACGAGCCAGTATTTCTAGAAGCGTCACAAAATACAAAAGTGCGCGCACATGTTGAAGTGGCAGAACTGCTCGGCGCAGAAATTATGGTATATTCTCAAATTAACGGTCAAGAATTTGTTGCGCGTGTCGATGCACGCACAGACGTCAAAGCAGGTCAAACGATCGATCTTGCGTTAGATATGAATAAAGCACATTTCTTCGACGTCAACACAGAATTACGTATTCGTTCAAATAGTGAAAAATAA
- a CDS encoding sporulation YhaL family protein, with protein MVITLLLVGIMISGYMAIRTAKEERKIDEKLLEKEGEVYMERIRQARQQRQKALE; from the coding sequence ATGGTTATTACATTGCTTCTTGTTGGGATTATGATTAGCGGATATATGGCCATTCGTACGGCAAAAGAAGAACGAAAAATAGATGAGAAGTTGTTAGAAAAAGAAGGAGAAGTGTATATGGAACGCATTCGTCAAGCGCGCCAGCAGCGACAAAAGGCCTTGGAATAA
- a CDS encoding tryptophan transporter — protein MNTRTLVLLSLFVGIGAVLHAVIPGFFFGMKPDMMLTMMFLGMMLFPNKTAVSLLAIATGIISGVTTSFPGGFIPNVVDKIVTATLCFGLLMLFKTKVTPVKAALLTAIGTFISGATFLAVALAVVGLPGGATFGGLFVAVVIPTAFVNTIAMVVIYPIVQSLMRRTYTVPQQ, from the coding sequence ATGAATACGAGAACGTTAGTATTATTATCGCTTTTTGTTGGGATCGGTGCGGTGTTGCACGCAGTCATTCCGGGATTTTTCTTTGGGATGAAGCCAGATATGATGTTGACGATGATGTTTTTAGGCATGATGCTCTTCCCGAACAAAACAGCCGTTAGTTTATTAGCGATTGCAACAGGGATCATTTCTGGGGTGACGACAAGCTTCCCTGGGGGATTTATCCCGAACGTCGTTGATAAAATTGTGACGGCTACACTCTGTTTTGGATTGTTAATGCTGTTTAAGACGAAAGTGACGCCAGTAAAAGCGGCATTGCTTACTGCGATTGGCACGTTTATTTCTGGTGCGACGTTCTTGGCCGTTGCTTTAGCGGTTGTCGGTTTGCCAGGAGGAGCAACGTTTGGCGGATTGTTCGTTGCTGTCGTCATTCCAACAGCGTTTGTCAATACGATTGCGATGGTCGTCATTTATCCGATCGTACAATCGCTGATGAGACGAACATATACCGTTCCGCAACAATAA
- a CDS encoding amino acid ABC transporter permease translates to MYLSNMWIDPERLERLMNIAESSLLPLVKGALLYTIPLAVITFIIGLAIALFTALARLSTIKTLQWVARAYVSAIRGTPLLVQLFIIFYGFPTVGITIDPFPAAIIGFSLNVGAYASEIIRAAILSIPKGQWEAAYSLGMDDVQTLRRIILPQAARVCIPPLSNTFISLVKDTSLASLILVAEMFRKAQEIAATNYEFLLLYTEAALIYWIICFVLSIVQGIIEKRFSRYVVR, encoded by the coding sequence ATGTATCTAAGTAATATGTGGATTGATCCAGAACGATTAGAAAGATTGATGAATATAGCAGAAAGTTCCCTTCTCCCTTTGGTGAAGGGAGCTTTGTTATATACGATTCCGTTAGCGGTGATAACGTTTATTATTGGCTTGGCTATTGCACTTTTCACTGCTTTAGCTCGGCTATCCACCATAAAAACGTTGCAATGGGTGGCGCGTGCGTATGTGTCGGCCATTCGCGGCACACCATTGCTTGTGCAATTGTTCATTATTTTTTATGGTTTTCCAACTGTCGGGATAACAATCGATCCGTTTCCAGCTGCAATCATTGGTTTTTCACTCAATGTCGGAGCATACGCATCCGAAATTATTCGTGCCGCCATTTTATCGATTCCAAAAGGTCAATGGGAGGCGGCATATTCTCTCGGAATGGACGATGTGCAGACGTTACGCCGTATTATTTTGCCACAAGCTGCACGCGTATGTATTCCTCCGTTATCGAATACGTTTATTAGCTTAGTGAAAGATACATCTCTCGCTTCGCTCATTCTTGTTGCTGAAATGTTTCGAAAGGCACAAGAAATTGCGGCGACCAATTATGAGTTTTTATTGCTTTATACCGAAGCGGCACTGATTTATTGGATCATTTGCTTTGTCCTTTCAATTGTCCAAGGGATCATTGAAAAACGATTCAGTCGTTATGTTGTTCGATAA
- a CDS encoding coproporphyrinogen III oxidase, whose amino-acid sequence MISLRIDICGLEPVDRFQRSLEVITGLFFEEQTLSFARTEEANVRVTIDVQQGEQLIVVGTLRDEHGRTYAAHYERFWKTEEEKGRMKQVKHAVSHIYLSLLQQYTGVVQQWGILTGVRPVKLLHQKLRSGFTKEEAHRTLREDYLVTDEKIELMQQIVDRQLTVVPDLYDLSKEVSIYIGIPFCPTKCAYCTFPAYAIQGKQGSVDSFLFGLHYEMEQIGRFLKERNIPITTIYYGGGTPTSITAEEMDALYAHMYRVFPNVERVREITVEAGRPDTITTEKLAVLKKWNIDRISINPQSYIQETLRAIGRHHTVEETIEKFHLAREAGMNNINMDLIIGLPGEGIEQFRYTLEQTEKLMPESLTVHTLSFKRASEMTKNKEKYKVADRDEISEMMKRAERWTKEKGYVPYYLYRQKNILGNLENVGYALPGQESIYNIMIMEEQQSIIGLGCGASSKFVHPETKAITHFANPKEPKVYNEHYEHYTNEKLKMMEQLF is encoded by the coding sequence GTGATTTCATTGCGTATTGACATTTGCGGACTTGAGCCGGTTGATCGTTTTCAACGTTCTTTAGAGGTTATTACCGGTCTATTTTTTGAAGAGCAAACGCTCTCTTTCGCACGAACAGAAGAAGCGAATGTGCGTGTAACCATCGATGTACAACAAGGAGAACAGCTCATCGTTGTTGGTACGTTGCGAGATGAACATGGTCGCACGTATGCGGCTCATTACGAACGGTTTTGGAAAACAGAAGAAGAAAAAGGACGCATGAAGCAAGTAAAACATGCGGTTTCGCATATATATTTATCTCTATTACAGCAATACACAGGCGTTGTGCAACAGTGGGGGATTTTAACAGGCGTTCGTCCGGTAAAGTTACTTCATCAAAAATTACGTTCTGGTTTCACAAAAGAAGAAGCGCATCGCACATTGCGTGAAGATTATTTAGTGACGGACGAGAAAATTGAGCTTATGCAACAAATTGTCGATCGTCAGTTGACGGTTGTGCCAGATTTGTACGATTTATCGAAAGAAGTGAGCATTTATATTGGCATTCCGTTTTGTCCGACGAAATGTGCGTATTGTACGTTTCCAGCCTATGCGATTCAAGGAAAACAAGGGTCTGTCGATTCGTTTTTATTCGGATTGCATTACGAAATGGAACAAATTGGACGGTTTCTGAAAGAGCGCAACATTCCGATTACGACGATTTATTACGGTGGTGGCACACCGACAAGCATTACAGCGGAGGAGATGGATGCGCTATATGCGCATATGTATCGCGTTTTTCCAAACGTCGAGCGCGTGCGTGAAATTACAGTTGAAGCAGGAAGACCAGATACGATTACAACAGAGAAGCTAGCGGTGTTGAAAAAATGGAACATTGACCGCATTAGCATTAACCCGCAATCATATATTCAAGAAACGTTGCGAGCGATCGGCCGTCATCATACGGTTGAAGAGACGATTGAAAAATTTCATCTTGCGCGCGAAGCAGGTATGAACAATATTAATATGGATTTAATTATCGGATTGCCGGGTGAAGGGATTGAGCAATTCCGTTATACGCTCGAACAAACAGAAAAGTTGATGCCGGAGTCGTTGACGGTGCATACGTTGTCGTTTAAACGCGCTTCAGAGATGACGAAAAATAAAGAAAAGTATAAAGTGGCGGATCGGGACGAAATTAGTGAAATGATGAAGCGCGCGGAACGATGGACGAAGGAAAAAGGATATGTGCCGTATTATTTATACCGTCAAAAAAACATTCTCGGCAATTTAGAAAATGTCGGTTATGCATTGCCAGGTCAAGAAAGCATTTATAATATTATGATTATGGAAGAACAACAGTCGATCATCGGATTAGGATGTGGGGCATCAAGCAAGTTTGTGCACCCAGAAACAAAAGCGATTACGCATTTTGCTAATCCGAAAGAACCGAAAGTGTATAACGAACATTATGAACATTACACAAATGAAAAATTAAAAATGATGGAACAATTATTTTAG
- a CDS encoding Cof-type HAD-IIB family hydrolase, with translation MYKLLALNIDGTLLKSNGKLEKKTKEAIDFVKKKDVYITLLTSRNFLSAKKVAKALKLDSYLVTFQGALVAKSLEEKLYESVIPAQKTFDVVHVLEHFNCNVRLLHERYSIGNRKKVKNNMIAKTILGDPFFYPAQFVDSLSDVLRDDPIDVMKIDVFYSNEDERDEIVETMERAFPELSLTISDGKIELLPKNVSKLNGLIRLGNELGISLQEMVVIGDHMDDMPAIEAAGLGVAMGNAANEVKAIADWVTRSNDQLGVAYMIKEHFRKQHRPQFLRQIRTTEKK, from the coding sequence ATGTATAAATTGCTTGCGCTCAATATTGACGGTACGTTATTAAAATCAAACGGAAAATTAGAGAAAAAAACGAAAGAAGCGATCGATTTTGTGAAGAAAAAAGACGTATATATTACGTTGCTGACGTCAAGAAACTTTTTGTCAGCCAAAAAAGTGGCGAAAGCGTTGAAATTAGATTCGTATTTAGTGACATTTCAAGGGGCGCTTGTGGCGAAGTCATTAGAAGAAAAGTTATATGAGTCGGTTATTCCAGCACAAAAAACGTTTGATGTTGTGCACGTGCTTGAACATTTCAACTGCAACGTTCGTTTGCTTCACGAACGGTATTCAATCGGAAATCGAAAAAAAGTAAAAAACAATATGATTGCGAAAACGATTTTAGGGGATCCGTTTTTTTACCCAGCGCAGTTTGTTGACTCATTAAGTGATGTGTTGCGCGATGACCCGATTGATGTCATGAAAATCGATGTTTTTTATTCGAATGAAGACGAACGTGATGAAATTGTTGAAACGATGGAGCGTGCGTTTCCAGAGCTCTCCCTCACTATTAGTGATGGGAAAATTGAATTGTTGCCAAAAAACGTTTCAAAACTAAATGGGCTTATTCGTCTCGGAAACGAACTTGGAATTTCGTTACAAGAAATGGTTGTGATCGGCGATCATATGGATGATATGCCGGCCATTGAAGCGGCTGGTCTTGGCGTTGCGATGGGGAATGCGGCAAATGAAGTAAAAGCGATTGCCGATTGGGTGACGCGTTCAAACGACCAGCTCGGTGTTGCTTATATGATTAAAGAACATTTTCGAAAACAACATCGCCCACAATTTCTACGGCAAATTCGCACGACAGAGAAAAAATAA
- a CDS encoding DUF445 domain-containing protein: protein MGLFLYLLFMIAVGALIGGVTNSLAIKMLFRPYRPIYIAGKRLPFTPGLIPKRREELAEQLGRMVVEHLLTADGLRRKLNDETFVHDMTSYVQEEVERWLQSDRTVADWLERFGVKHPEQIAEMWIEKKYKTMMSQYRDQPLYHVIPSEILQKIDRAIPSIAERLLFRLRTYVESEQGERQIEQMINEFLQSRGMFGNMIQMFLGNVSLADKIRPEIVKFLQSDGAKQLLVQLFTNEWEKVKAIHVHDVEQMIGDEKMVLWIKRMTAAVVQEPLQQPLGPLVASHVRASLPTFVRFLLQFASQRIEQWMERLHLQDIVREEVASFSVERLEEMILTISRREFKMITYLGALLGGVIGLIQGCITFFIQL, encoded by the coding sequence ATGGGGCTTTTTCTTTATTTATTGTTTATGATCGCTGTTGGCGCATTGATCGGAGGGGTCACAAATTCACTGGCGATTAAAATGCTTTTTCGTCCGTATCGCCCAATATATATCGCGGGAAAAAGGCTTCCATTTACACCGGGATTGATTCCGAAGCGGAGAGAAGAATTAGCGGAACAACTTGGGCGCATGGTCGTTGAACATTTATTAACAGCTGACGGACTGCGACGGAAACTAAACGACGAAACATTTGTTCATGATATGACAAGCTATGTACAGGAAGAGGTAGAACGTTGGCTACAATCGGATCGAACGGTTGCCGATTGGCTTGAGCGATTCGGTGTTAAACATCCTGAGCAAATCGCTGAAATGTGGATTGAAAAAAAATATAAAACGATGATGTCACAATATAGAGACCAGCCGCTTTATCATGTCATTCCAAGTGAAATACTCCAAAAAATTGATCGCGCCATTCCTTCGATCGCCGAGCGGTTATTGTTTCGCCTGCGCACGTATGTAGAGAGCGAACAAGGAGAGCGGCAAATTGAACAGATGATTAATGAATTTTTACAAAGCCGCGGCATGTTTGGCAATATGATTCAAATGTTTCTTGGCAACGTCAGCTTAGCAGACAAAATTCGCCCGGAAATCGTGAAATTTTTACAAAGCGATGGTGCAAAGCAGTTGCTCGTGCAACTATTTACAAACGAATGGGAAAAAGTGAAAGCGATACATGTGCACGATGTGGAGCAAATGATCGGTGATGAAAAAATGGTGCTATGGATAAAGAGAATGACAGCAGCCGTTGTGCAAGAACCGCTTCAGCAGCCGCTCGGTCCGCTTGTCGCTTCTCATGTGCGCGCTTCATTGCCGACATTCGTTCGTTTTCTTTTACAGTTCGCTTCTCAACGCATTGAACAATGGATGGAGCGACTTCATTTGCAAGACATCGTTCGGGAAGAAGTGGCATCTTTTTCTGTTGAGCGGCTAGAGGAAATGATTTTAACGATTTCGCGCCGCGAGTTTAAAATGATTACATATTTAGGGGCTTTGCTAGGTGGAGTGATCGGACTAATTCAAGGTTGCATAACGTTTTTCATTCAATTGTAG
- a CDS encoding HTH-type transcriptional regulator Hpr, whose product MKSTERHYSVKEAMLFSQRVAQLSKALWKSIEKDWQQWIKPFDLNINEHHILWIAYHLKGASISEIAKFGVMHVSTAFNFSKKLEERGLLSFSKKEDDKRNTYIELTDKGEEILLKLMESYDPKRTSVLQGIQPLYELYGKFPEMLEMMCMIRNVYGDDFMEIFERSFQNIDQEFVEENGKLKKKDEQKEEVASFVERM is encoded by the coding sequence ATGAAAAGCACGGAACGACATTATTCTGTTAAAGAGGCGATGTTATTTAGTCAAAGGGTGGCCCAATTAAGTAAAGCGTTGTGGAAATCAATCGAAAAAGATTGGCAACAATGGATTAAACCATTTGACTTAAACATTAACGAGCATCATATTTTATGGATTGCATACCATTTAAAAGGAGCATCGATTTCTGAAATCGCAAAGTTTGGTGTCATGCACGTATCGACGGCATTTAACTTTTCGAAAAAATTAGAGGAGCGCGGGCTATTGTCGTTTTCGAAAAAAGAAGACGATAAGCGAAATACGTACATTGAGTTGACGGACAAAGGGGAAGAGATTTTATTAAAATTAATGGAGTCGTATGATCCGAAACGGACGTCTGTTCTTCAAGGGATTCAGCCGCTGTACGAATTGTATGGTAAATTTCCAGAAATGTTAGAAATGATGTGTATGATTCGAAATGTGTACGGCGACGATTTTATGGAAATTTTTGAACGTTCCTTTCAAAACATCGACCAAGAGTTTGTTGAAGAAAATGGAAAGTTAAAAAAGAAAGATGAGCAAAAAGAAGAAGTAGCTTCATTCGTTGAGCGTATGTAA
- the serC gene encoding 3-phosphoserine/phosphohydroxythreonine transaminase, which translates to MKRAYNFNAGPSALPLAVLERAQKELLNFRQTGMSVMELSHRSKEYDAVHERAETLLRKLMNIPDTHDVLFLQGGASLQFSMVPMNLLKEGEVGNYVLTDSWSDKAMKEAKKVGATHVAASSKEEQYTYIPTNIELSERPAYLHITSNNTIVGTQWREFPNVSVDLIADMSSDILSRDIDVSRFALIYAGAQKNLGPSGVTVVIIRKDLLAKGDDRLPTMLNYRTYSESRSLYNTPPTFAIYMLSLVLEWVEEQGGVQAIEKKNAEKAAILYRCIDESEGFYKGHAKKESRSHMNVTFTLPNEELTKKFLAEAKEKGFIGLAGHRSVGGCRASIYNAVDIEACEALVQFMETFRKNIF; encoded by the coding sequence ATGAAGCGAGCGTACAATTTTAATGCAGGACCGTCAGCTTTGCCGCTAGCTGTGTTAGAGCGAGCGCAAAAAGAATTGCTCAACTTTCGACAAACAGGCATGTCAGTCATGGAACTGAGCCATCGAAGCAAAGAATATGATGCGGTGCATGAGCGCGCAGAAACGTTGTTGCGCAAGCTGATGAACATTCCTGATACGCATGATGTGCTTTTTTTACAAGGAGGAGCAAGTTTACAGTTTTCTATGGTGCCGATGAATTTATTGAAAGAAGGGGAAGTCGGCAACTATGTGTTAACGGACTCATGGTCGGATAAAGCGATGAAAGAGGCAAAAAAAGTAGGAGCAACGCACGTAGCAGCTTCGTCGAAGGAGGAACAATATACGTACATTCCGACGAATATTGAGCTGTCCGAGCGTCCAGCGTATTTGCACATTACGTCGAACAATACGATTGTAGGAACACAATGGCGTGAATTTCCGAACGTGTCTGTTGATTTAATTGCTGATATGTCGAGCGATATTTTAAGCCGCGATATAGATGTGAGCCGTTTTGCGCTCATTTATGCAGGAGCGCAAAAAAATTTAGGACCTTCAGGCGTGACGGTAGTCATTATTCGGAAAGATTTGTTGGCGAAAGGGGATGACCGTTTGCCGACGATGTTAAACTATCGGACTTATAGCGAAAGCCGTTCGTTATATAACACGCCACCGACGTTTGCGATTTATATGTTATCGCTCGTGCTCGAATGGGTAGAGGAACAAGGTGGCGTGCAAGCGATCGAAAAGAAAAATGCGGAAAAAGCCGCGATATTATACCGTTGTATTGATGAAAGTGAAGGATTTTACAAAGGGCATGCAAAAAAAGAAAGCCGTTCGCATATGAATGTAACGTTTACGTTGCCGAATGAGGAGCTCACAAAGAAGTTTTTAGCGGAAGCAAAAGAAAAAGGGTTCATTGGATTAGCAGGTCATCGCTCTGTCGGTGGATGTCGCGCATCTATTTATAATGCGGTTGACATCGAAGCATGTGAAGCGTTAGTGCAATTTATGGAAACGTTCCGAAAAAATATTTTTTGA
- a CDS encoding YhzD family protein gives MKTYTLTVFEKTGEKLLDETFTAANDDEAKRIGEQKLKEKQLEHKTHRCTTSSGKLILFHR, from the coding sequence TTGAAAACATATACGTTAACCGTTTTTGAAAAGACGGGAGAAAAATTGCTTGATGAAACATTTACTGCCGCAAACGATGACGAAGCAAAACGAATCGGCGAGCAAAAATTAAAAGAAAAACAGTTAGAACATAAAACGCATCGTTGCACGACATCAAGCGGTAAACTCATTTTATTTCATCGATAA